The stretch of DNA GCCATGGACATTCCGCCTCAGGGAAAGGATTTGTCTGAATTTCATTTGTTGCAGATCCGTCCCATGGTTACCGGAAAAGAGAAACTCGAAATCACCCTGGAACCGGATGAACCGGCGCGCGTGTTGTGCCGTTGTGAGCATGCCATGGGCAATGGAGTGACTAAAAACATCCAGGATGTGGTGTTCGTGGATCCCGACACTTTCGATCTGGGCGCGACTCGCCGGATCGCCGCGGAAGTGGGTGAAATCAACGCCCAATGTGTCCGCGAGGATTGCCATTATCTGCTGATCGGGTTCGGACGTTGGGGCACCAACGATCCCTGGCTGGGGATTCCCGTGGAGTGGGGTCAGATTTCCCAGGCCCGGGTCGTGGTTGAAGCCGGCCGCCCGGGATTCATGGTGGATCCGTCACAGGGCAGCCACTTTTTTCACAATATGATCTCACTCAAGATGGGCTATTTTCATATCCGGCGGGAATCAGAACAAGAGTATGTCCGCTGGGATCAACTCAAGTGCATGCCACTGGTGCGTCGCACCCCGCATGTCCGTCATGTACGCGTTTCCAACGGATTGGAAGTGCGCATCGACGGCCGGGTCTCTACCGGGGTGGTATTGGCCCGGCAGGCGGATGCCGCCGCCCGATAAAGGTTTTGCCCGCTCCAAGCGGTTGATTTCCCGCCACGGTTGTGGTATAAAACATTTTCGAATGGGGCTGTGGCGCAGCTGGGAGCGCGTCTGAATGGCATTCAGAAGGTCGTGGGTTCGACTCCCATCAGCTCCATTTGAATCCCTCTTTTCCGTCCGGGCGTCAGTAACGGCTGTTCCCAACCGCAACGGGCAATTTCTTTCAACGTGGGGGTACCACCAATGATAAATGCAACCCAGATACGTAAAGGTATGGTGATCCGCATGGGCGACCGTTTGTACCGGGTTGAAGAGATGAAGCATATTACACCCGGAAAAGGCAACGCGATTGTCCAAACCAAAATCCGTGATATCCAGGATCTCACGATCCGTGACCATCGTTTCCGTTCCAGTGAGAAAGTCGACCGCGTGGTCATGGAAACACGGGAATTTACTTTTTCTTACCTGGACGGAGACAGTTTTGTGTTCATGGACAATGAAACCTTTGAGCAATTGCCGTTAAGCCGCGAATTCCTGGGCGATTTGGCTTATTATATGAAGGAGAACGAAGCCTACCAGGTAGAATTTTTTGAAGGTAGCCCCATGAACATCACCCCGCCGCTGTCGATGGAGTTTACGGTTACTCATGCGGAAAAGTCGATCAAGGGCGCCACGGTGCAGGCATCTTATAAGCCTGCCACCCTGGATAACGGCATGGAGATCATGGTGCCCCCCTTTGTGGATGAGGGCGCGGTGATCCGCGTGGATACGCGCGATGGGTCGTATATAGAACGGGTAAGTAAGTAACGAAAGTTGGAAAGGGGAAGCAGAAGCAATACAAAATAAGCCACGGAACACACGGAATACACAGAATTAACCACAAGTTGACGAACGTAGGGGCGAAAAATTTTTCGCCCCTTGACACCTGACACCTGGTACCTGAAACCTGCCCGCCCGGAGAAGCCTTGGCGAAGACGGGCCTCCTGTCACCTTTTCGTTTATCCAAAAATCCGTATTTACATACTTACAAGCACCGTCCCCAGTTTTTGGTTTTTCTTGACTTTGCGGCTGGCGCGACCTAATATGCAGGCGGCGGTGGCGGAGGCCCGGATGCGGCCGTCAGGTTCCGCCCCCCTTTGCGAGAGGCTGAAATGAAGAACGTACTGGCGGTGATATTGGGAGGCGGACAGGGAACCCGACTCTTTCCCTTGACGGAAAATCGCGCCAAACCGGCGGTTCCCATCGGTGGCAAATTCCGCCTGATAGACATTCCCATTTCCAATTGCCTGCACTGGGGCATCAAGAAGATCTACATCTTGACCCAGTTCA from Candidatus Aminicenantes bacterium encodes:
- the efp gene encoding elongation factor P; the protein is MINATQIRKGMVIRMGDRLYRVEEMKHITPGKGNAIVQTKIRDIQDLTIRDHRFRSSEKVDRVVMETREFTFSYLDGDSFVFMDNETFEQLPLSREFLGDLAYYMKENEAYQVEFFEGSPMNITPPLSMEFTVTHAEKSIKGATVQASYKPATLDNGMEIMVPPFVDEGAVIRVDTRDGSYIERVSK